The Actinomycetota bacterium genome segment GATGACTGGGGAATAAAATACAGTCCTTCAGGAAAAGGCCTTTATTATGATATTTCAGAATTTCCATTAAAGAACTATGAAGAATCAGATATCGAAAAATTTGACTGGCTGGATCCTGATGATGAGGGATGGACTGAAGGTATCAGGGAAAAGACAGAAGATTCTTTCTTTAATACAGATTATGCATTAATCGGGAATATGACTTCAGCACAGATATTTGAAAGATGCTGGAATTTAAGAGGATTCGAAGATTTTTTGATGGATCTTTTCATTAATAAAAACTATGCTCACAAACTGCTTGATAAGGTAACAGGCATACAGATTCAGAGAATTAAAAATTTTATCGGCATCACGGGAAAGTATCTGAGCATATTCAAGATCTCAGACGATCTTTGCGGACAGCTTGCTCCGTTCATTTCTCCTGAGACCTATGAGGAGATGATAATGCCTTATCATAAGGTTTATATAGAAGAGATGAAAAAACTTACGGATGCAAAAATCGCACTTCACTGCTGCGGGAACATAAGGCCCCTTCTTCCAAAACTGATTGAAGTTGGTTTTGAAGTCATGCATCCCTTCCAGCATTCAGTTCCTGAAATGGATCCCTCAGAATTAAAAAGAGAATTTGGGAAAGATGTTATATTCTGGGGCGGAATAGATGTTCAGAAATTTCTCCCGAATGCAAAAATAGATGAGGTAAAGAAAGAAACACGGAAAATCATTGAAATAATGCATACCGGAGGAGGATATATTTTCTCTCCGAGTCACAACATACAGGCAGATATTCCTCCCGAAAATCTGGTTGCAATGTATGAAGCTGCTTCAAATATAAAATTTGAATAATCAATAATTAAAAAAGTATTTATAAACATTGAGCAGAAAAATGTTTAAAAAACTTATACAGATTGGTTTTATAAGCAGAGAGCTTGACAGGGTTTTAAAAAGCTATACCGATATATACAACATAGGACCCTGGTATATATTAAAATTCTGCCCTGACAATGTTCAGTTAATGGAAGTTTATGGAAAAAGACAGGATTATGCGATGAATGTTGCTGTATGTCCTATAGCAGATATAAGATTTGAGTATATTGAACCTGTAACGAAATCCATTTTCAGTGATTTCTATGATGAATATGGCGAATATGCCGTTCATCATCTTAAGCTGGGAGGCCAGGATTATAAAACCTCATTTGATTTTCTGGTTTCAAAAAACATAAAGGCAATACAGACCGGGCATCAGAACGGAGGTTCGGGGAAAAACATTTATACTTTTATGGATACATGGAAAGAGCTTGGTTTTATAACTGAGATTGTTGAGATTACAAGTGATTTTATAAAACCTGAACCGGAGAAATGGTATCCGGAAAAGAATAAGGATTTTAAGCCTGTTTTTAAAAAAGCTTCAATGATAGGCGTTCTTGTTAAAAATATTGAGGAAAAGATAAAAGAGTATGAAAAATTAGGAATAGGGCCATGGAGCATAAATGATTTTCATAAAAAAAGCGGTTCAGATCTAAATTTAAAAGCAGCTTTCTGTAATAGGGAAAATGTTATATTGAAGTTAATCCAGCCGGACCCCGATTCATTTTTTGCCAGTCATCTTTTGAAGCATGGAGAAGGCATCCATCATATAAAGATGGAGGTTGATGATTATGAAGATATTTTGCAATATCTTCAATCAAAAGGACTGGATATTATTTATTCAGGAAAGTATTTAAATGAAATAGAATTTTCTTTTATAGATACACGGAAGCATCTGAATTTTATAGTTGAAATCTCTGATAAAAAAATTGACGGATTTCTAACAGATATTCCTATTATTCATCCATAAATAGTTTTATAAAATCTTAAATTATTCTGAAAGGCAACAGATGGGAAAAGTAAAAATAGGTATACATCAACATGTATTTACCGGCAAGATAACAGAGCGGAATCTGTCAGTACTTGATTATGCCAAGGAAATCGGGTTTGATTCCATGGATGTAAATCTCAGAAACACCGAGTTTGAACTTACCGGAACTCTCAGGAAAAGGGCTGAAAAATTAGGACTTGTACTGACAGGCGGAGGTTCTCTGCCAAAAACAAAAGAGCTTGTTTCACCCGAAAAAAGTAAAAGATCAGAAGCTGTTGAGTATATGAAGGAACTTGTAAGAAAAGCCTATGAACTGGGCATAGAAGTTTATCACGGACTGATTTATGCAACAGGCGGTGTCTTTACGGGAAAAAGTCCGACTAAAGAAGAACTGGGATATGCTGTTGAAGGCATAAAGGAAGTTGCACAATATGCCGGGAAATACGGAGTCATGCTTGGTCTTGAGACAGCAAACCGTTACGAGACTTATCTGGTAAATACTGTTGAGGGTCTGTTGAAAATGCTTGATGAAATCAATGAACCCAATGTAGGTTTGCTTCTGGATACATATCATATGAATATTGAAGAGAAAGATTTATATAAATCCATAGTATCTGCAAAAGGCAGGACAATACATTTTCATGTCAATGAAAATGACAGAGGTACTCCGGGTACCGGACACATTCCCTGGGATGATGTTTTCAATGGTTTGAAAGATATCGGTTATGACAGGGTAATATCTATTGAAAGTTTTGTGGATGATTCAATAGATGTTGCTTCTCTTGCCGCAGTATGGAGAAAGCTGGCTCCCGGCACAGAATCTCTTGCAAAAGAAGGATATGCATTTATAAGAAAGATGTCCGAGAAATACTCTCTTATCTGATTTTGACCAAACTGGCAAATAAGCTATAATCATCTGATTATAATTAAAAGATAACCAGTATTTAATCCTGTGATAATAAAATATTTATTTGATTAGATATAGCTTATGAGAGCAAACAGATTGCTGAATTACAGCCTTTATTTTACAATGAGTGTTTTTGCTGCGACTTTTACCATTGCAAGTCCCATAATGATTGAAATCAGCGGGAGCATTTCACAGGATATTTCAGATATGGGACTTATTATGACATTATTTTCAACCGGATTTGTTGTTAGTTCGCTTCTTACAGGTATTCTGACAAGATTTATGTCAAAAGCTTTGATTTTGAATATAGGTCTTATAATACAGGCAGCCTTTATAATGGCATTTGGATTCTCGAAATCTTTTCCCTTAATGCTTTTTGTTTATTTTATGATCGGTTTTGCAGGAGGGCTGATCGAAACACTTGTAAGCCTCATTCTTCCGGAAATAAATAAAACGCAGACAGCTTATTATATAAATATATCCCAGGTTTTTTTTGGAGTGGGTGCTTTTGCAGGACCTTATCTGAGCTCCCTTATTGTAAGGACCGGAGCAAACTGGCAGCTTGCTTACTTCGTTCTGGCTTTTCTTTCATTTGTAGGTTTTGTTTTTTTTACAATACTTAGAATAAGATTTAAAACTCTTTTTTCTTTGCCGGAAGTCAGCAATACTGCTGCATCTTCTTCTTTTTGTAATGAAAACATCTGCAAAGTTAAAAACAATTATACTGTCAGGATTTTTATTTTAGCCTCTTTTATAATGATTTTATATATTGCATCGGAAGACGGACTAAATGCATGGATTCCAACTTTTTTCAGGCTTGAAAGAGGATTTTCTATCTATAATTCTTCCCAGATACTTTCTTTTTACTGGCTCGCAATAGCAGCGGGAAGACTGGCTATAGGATTGCTCGCAAAGAAGCTGGATCTTTTAAAACTTACCATAATAATAAGTATCGGTGGATTTATTTCCATTCTTTTGGGAATACTGCTTGAAAACAGATATCTGAATCTTGTTTTTTTTATATTTACCGGATTATTTTTTTCAGGTATATGGCCCAATATTGTCGCGCTCTCAATGGATTATTTCAGGAACGATAAAAGAAAAGACACTTTTGTTTCGCTGATAATAGCATTCGGCGGCATTGGAGCTTTAATGGCTCCGTGGATAGTAAGCAGTATTTTTAAGATATCGAATTTACTTATAGGTCTGCTGTCCTGTGCGCTGTTTATGCTTATTGAAATAATTCTGCTAATATGCCTGTCGAAAATAAAAGTAAAAAACGGAAATTAATAAATTATTTTCAAAAACCAGGAATTTTTTTAAAAACTGTTTAAAATAAATACCTGGGGATAAAAAAGCTGTAAAAAGTAAAGATATAAAATATCTGGTTTTAAAAGGTGCTCATGAGAAAAATTATTGATTTGCCGCACAGAGTCTGCACTTCTACCTGCTATATAAATGGTCTGGAGGATATTTTTGAGTGGAAGGGATATAGATTTCCTGATTACTTTCTGTCGGTGATGGGGGGAATGGGAGAATTTACATATCTGAAATTCAGGAATGCAAACCCTCCTGAAATGGTTTATTGCGGGGCAAATCCAAAATACCTTTTGAAAGAATTAGAGAAAATAATAGATTTTAAACAGGAAGTGATTGAAAACAGGACTTTCAGATATACTTTTTCAAAAATAAAAAAATATATTGACGAAGGCAAGCCTGTTGTTGCAGGAGCGCTTGACATGTATTATCTACCTTATTTTGAAAGCACATATAAGAAACAGCATATTCCCATACATTACATACTTATAGTCGGATATGATGATAAGGCAGAAGAAATTTTAATAAAGGATTGTACGTATAGCGGACTAAAGAGAATTTCTTTTAAAGAAATTGAGAAAGCCCTGGATGTAAATGTTAAAGGGATGAGCAGAAAAAATACAATACGTGTATTTAATCTGCCTGAAAGGCTTCCGGAAGAAATTGATATTGCCAGAAAAGGTCTCAGATATAGGGCAGAAAAAATGCTTAGACCCCCGGTAAGCATGTTCGGTATTCCTGCCATGAAGAAACTTTCCAGAGAAATAGCGGGCTGGAGTAACGAAGCTTCATTCGACCATCTTATTAGTTATGCAACAATCCCACCTCATATTCCAAAAAAATTTGATAACAGCGATGGGATGAGGCAGTGGAAATCTTTAGTTTTAAAAGAGCTGGGGAACAGGTATAAAATTCCCGAATGGATCAAGGCTTCTGCGATTTTCCGATCATCAGGTGAAATATTTAAAGAAATATGTTTTGCTGCCTCAGTAAGGGATAGAGCGAAAGTATCAAAACTATTGCTTGAAGCGGCAGGACTTGAAGAAAAAGCATATCGCATTATTGAATCTATGTCTTTATAGACAGCGGTAAAATATCTGGCATCAGGTTATATTCTCTCGGCAATTCTGGCTATTTCAGCAAAATCATGTGCATTAAGAGATCCTCTGGTAGCGGCAAGTCCGTCAACACCTTTTATTTTTAAGATTTCTTCAGAATTGGCAAGATTGACACTGCCGCCATAAATTACCATTATATTTTCGCCAAGGTTTTTGTCATAGATCTTTGACAAAGTGTCTCTAATAAACTGATGTGAATTTTTAATTATATCCGGTGTTGCGGCATCAGTTTTGCCTATTGCCCAGATCGGCTCATACATCATTACTGTGTCTTTAATGAAATCATAGGGCAGGTTGTGCAGAATCACCCTTATTTGTTTCTCAAGAGTTAAATCGGTAAGCCCGAAGTTTCTTTCTTCCTCGGTCTCTCCTATCAGGATAATCGGAGTAAGACCGGCTCGATAGCAGGCATGCACTTTTTTATTTAAGATCTGGTCGTTTTCATTAAAATATTTTCTTCTTTCAGAGTGTCCTATGAAAACATAGGTGCAGCCAAGATCTTTTAAAACAAGGGGGGAAATAGCTCCTGTGTAAGGACCTGCATCTTCCCAGAATACATCCTGTCCACCGAAACAGATTCCTGTATCTTTAAAAATATCAGATGCCTGAGGTATATTTAAAAAATCGGGCAGAACACAAATCTTTACTTTCCCGGACTTTATGTTTTCCATTTCTTTTATTAAAGCTTCTGCATATTCCCTGAATTCTTTTCTGCTTTTAAAATATATTTTTTGATTTGAAACAATCAGTTTTTCCATTTTCGCTCTTTTCTATCCTATGCTCTTTTTTGACATTTTTTCTAACACAATATTTGACTCATTTTCAAGCTTAAAGAATTCCTCATTCAATGAATTATTTATTTTTTCAATTATATTTTTATATTCCTGTCTGCTGGCAAGGTCCTGAAAATCCTGAATAATATTATCTGCCATGGGGTCTATGGGTTCTCCTATGAAAATATGGATTTTTTTAAACTGATTGAAAAAAATAGTAATCAGTCCTTCTATTACAGGCCTTCTTACAAACCAGTCTTTTCTTACAGGTCCTTTAAAAATATTGGAAATATATACAGGTATTATTGGTAATTTTAGCTTATAGCTCAGGTAAGCGGTGCCTTTAAAAAAATCGCTTAGCTGATTTTTTTTATTTAATTTGCCTTCAGGAAAGATGCCGAGAAAAATATTCTTTGTGCTTTTTTCTTTATTTGTTTTATTCAATCCAGCAAATGCTTCTTTAATTGTATTGATTGTTTTAATAAAATGTTTTTTAAAAACAGGGATGCTTTCAGTAAATTTTGAGAAGAAAAAGTTGGAAATCTTTGTTTCAAAACATTTGCTGTCAGCAAGAAAAATTATTTTCTTTTTTAAAGCAGCCAGAACAATAATCGGGTCTGCTCCGGTAATATGGTTAATCGCAAGAATTGCGGGTCTGTCAATATCAAGTCTTTTTATGTTGAATATCTTTTTTCTCAGTATCAGTCTGTAGAAATTGATGAAAATTATTTTTGGTGATTTATAAAATATTTTTTTTAAAAATTCTATGATTTTCATAATATAAAAATATTAAAATAATTCAAAATTGCTTATATGAAAAGAATTATACCAGTGGTTTTTATTCAATACAATTATATAAATATTTACAATTATGCTCTCGTTATATAAACAAACATAATATCAGCTGACTGTATTTATCGTTCTGGCAAACTGGCTTTTATAGAGTTCGGCATAGAAACTATTTTTATTCAGTAATTCGTCATGCTTTCCCTGCTCAATTATTTTTCCATGGTTCATTACAAGTATCATGTCTGCTTCACGGATTGTCGATAATCTGTGGGCAATGACAAAATTTGTTCTGCCTTTCATCAGTCTTGTCATCGCATTCTGTATATAGGACTCTGTTCTTGTGTCTACACTGCTTGTTGCTTCATCAAGGATAAGGACTGTCGGATTTGCAAGAAGAGCCCTTGCAATTGTTATCAGCTGTTTCTGGCCCTGCGATATATTTGATGTTTCCTCATTCAGTACGGTTTCATACCCGTTCGGAAGAGTCCTTATGAAATGGTCTGCATGGGCAGCTGTTGCGGCAGCAATTATTTCATCATCAGTCGCTCCGGATCTGCCATATGCAATATTGTCTTTTATGGTTCCGTTTAAGAGCCATGTGTCCTGCAGAACCATGCCGAACATGCTCCTGAGATTATTTCTTTTTAATTCTCTTATATCTATTCCGTCAAATGTTATTTTCCCGCTGTCTATTTCATAAAATCTCATAAGCAGATTAACAAGAGTTGTTTTTCCTGCTCCGGTCGGGCCGACGATTGCAACTGTCTGGCCCCTGTTTACATCGATATTCATATTTTCAATCAGGGAAACCTCTTTTTTATAACTGAAAAAAACATCCTCAAATTTTATTATTCCCCGGGGTGATATTATCATCTTTGCATCTTTGGCGTCCTGAATTTCTTCTATTTCATCCATGATTTCAAAAACACGTTCTGCTGAAGCGATGGTTGACTGAACAAGATTAGCTATATTGGCAGTCTGCGATATAGGTTGCGTAAACTGTCTTGAATACTGAATGAAAGCCTGTATATCACCTACATTCAGAGTCTGTCTGATTGCAAAAATGCCTCCGACTATACAGATAAGAACATAAGAAAGATTGCCTATAAAGTTCATCAAAGGCATTATTATTCCCGACATAAATTGCGCCTTCCAGGAATAATTATACAATTTGTCATTAAATTTTTTGAATTTGCTTATTGATTTCCTTTCATAATTATAAGATTTTACAATTACATGTCCTGTATACATTTCTTCTGCATGGCCGCTCAGGTTGCCGAGTGTTTCCTGCTGTGAAGCAAAAAATTTCTGTGATTTTTTTGTTATGAACATCATTGTCAGTGCATATAAAGGCAAAGTCAGTATTGTTATCAAAGTAAGCATCGGACTGATTGTAAGCATCATTATGATTATTCCAAGCAATGTGATGGTTGATGCTATAATCTGTCTCAGACCTTGTTGAAGAGTAGTAGCTATATTATCGACATCATTTGTGACTCTGCTCAGAATTTCCCCATGAGTTTTTGAGTCAAAATATTTTAAAGGCAGTTTTGCCAGCTTTTCATTGATATCTTTTCTCATTGAAAAAACAATTTTCTGGGAAACGGAAGCCATTATATAAAAACTCAGATATGTGAAAGCAGAACTGATTATATAGAGGGTAAGCAAAACAAGAAGTATCTTTCCTATATAAGCAAAATCTATGCCGTCGACTACTGCAGTCTGTGTCTTAAAAGCTCTTAATTTCGACACAAAACCTTCAACCAGTTTGTTTGTAGCCATACCCAGGATTTTAGGCCCGACAATATTAAAAACCGTACCAAGTATTGTAATTAAAAAAGTACCGATAAGTGCCCATTTCTGAGATCCACAGTATTTTAACAGCCTTCTGAATGTGCCTCTGAAATCCTTTGCTTTTTCGGCAGGCATTCTACCGCCATGTCCAAACCCTCTTGCATGTCCGAATCCCATGGAAGGTTTCTGGGTTTTGTTTTTTTCATTCATGACAGATCCTCTTCAGATAACTGGGATGCAACAATTTCACGATAAATGCTACATGTTTTCAGAAGCTCTTTATGTTTTCCTTTGCCGACTATTTTTCCTTCTTCAAGTACTACAATAGCATCGGCATTCATCACTGTGCTTATTCTCTGACTTACTATTATCACTGTGGAATCTGCTATTTCTTTTTTTAAGGCACTTCTTAATTTTGCGTCCGTTTTGAAATCAAGCGCAGAAAAACTATCGTCAAAAATAAATATTTTAGGCTTCTTTATAAGAGCTCTTGCAATGCTCAGTCTCTGTTTCTGTCCTCCGGAAAGATCAGTTCCTCCCTGAGCGATCAGGGTATCAAAACCGTCTTTTAATTCGTCAATAAATTCTTTTATCTGTGCAGTCTCGGCAGCCTGACTGATTTCCGGATCAGTTGCATTTTCATTACCGAATCTTATATTTTCTGCTATTGTACCGCTGAACAGTAAAGACTTCTGTGAAATAAGCCCTATATGGTCTCTTAGATCACTTTGTTTTATCTGTCTTATGTCGATTCCGTCAATGAATATATTACCTTCCTGTATATCATAAAATCTGCAAAGCAGATTTATAATTGTAGATTTTCCACATCCGGTACTTCCCACTATTGCCGTGGTTTCTCCCGGTTCTGCAGTAAATGATACGCCATTGACGACAGGCTGTTCCGCCCCTTCATAGCTGAAAGCCACATTCTTAAATTCCACCCTGCCTTTTATTGCGCTGAAGTCTGCAGGATTTCCAGAATCTTTTATCTCCGGCATGACATCAAGCACTTCATTTATTCTGTCTGCAGACGCCTGCGCTCTCGGGATTAATATAAACATCATTGTACCCATTAAAAATGAAAACATTATCATGAAAGCGTACTGAATGAACGCAACCATATCTCCCA includes the following:
- a CDS encoding sugar phosphate isomerase/epimerase, translating into MGKVKIGIHQHVFTGKITERNLSVLDYAKEIGFDSMDVNLRNTEFELTGTLRKRAEKLGLVLTGGGSLPKTKELVSPEKSKRSEAVEYMKELVRKAYELGIEVYHGLIYATGGVFTGKSPTKEELGYAVEGIKEVAQYAGKYGVMLGLETANRYETYLVNTVEGLLKMLDEINEPNVGLLLDTYHMNIEEKDLYKSIVSAKGRTIHFHVNENDRGTPGTGHIPWDDVFNGLKDIGYDRVISIESFVDDSIDVASLAAVWRKLAPGTESLAKEGYAFIRKMSEKYSLI
- a CDS encoding MFS transporter, whose protein sequence is MRANRLLNYSLYFTMSVFAATFTIASPIMIEISGSISQDISDMGLIMTLFSTGFVVSSLLTGILTRFMSKALILNIGLIIQAAFIMAFGFSKSFPLMLFVYFMIGFAGGLIETLVSLILPEINKTQTAYYINISQVFFGVGAFAGPYLSSLIVRTGANWQLAYFVLAFLSFVGFVFFTILRIRFKTLFSLPEVSNTAASSSFCNENICKVKNNYTVRIFILASFIMILYIASEDGLNAWIPTFFRLERGFSIYNSSQILSFYWLAIAAGRLAIGLLAKKLDLLKLTIIISIGGFISILLGILLENRYLNLVFFIFTGLFFSGIWPNIVALSMDYFRNDKRKDTFVSLIIAFGGIGALMAPWIVSSIFKISNLLIGLLSCALFMLIEIILLICLSKIKVKNGN
- a CDS encoding BtrH N-terminal domain-containing protein; its protein translation is MRKIIDLPHRVCTSTCYINGLEDIFEWKGYRFPDYFLSVMGGMGEFTYLKFRNANPPEMVYCGANPKYLLKELEKIIDFKQEVIENRTFRYTFSKIKKYIDEGKPVVAGALDMYYLPYFESTYKKQHIPIHYILIVGYDDKAEEILIKDCTYSGLKRISFKEIEKALDVNVKGMSRKNTIRVFNLPERLPEEIDIARKGLRYRAEKMLRPPVSMFGIPAMKKLSREIAGWSNEASFDHLISYATIPPHIPKKFDNSDGMRQWKSLVLKELGNRYKIPEWIKASAIFRSSGEIFKEICFAASVRDRAKVSKLLLEAAGLEEKAYRIIESMSL
- a CDS encoding triose-phosphate isomerase codes for the protein MEKLIVSNQKIYFKSRKEFREYAEALIKEMENIKSGKVKICVLPDFLNIPQASDIFKDTGICFGGQDVFWEDAGPYTGAISPLVLKDLGCTYVFIGHSERRKYFNENDQILNKKVHACYRAGLTPIILIGETEEERNFGLTDLTLEKQIRVILHNLPYDFIKDTVMMYEPIWAIGKTDAATPDIIKNSHQFIRDTLSKIYDKNLGENIMVIYGGSVNLANSEEILKIKGVDGLAATRGSLNAHDFAEIARIAERI
- a CDS encoding 1-acyl-sn-glycerol-3-phosphate acyltransferase, with amino-acid sequence MKIIEFLKKIFYKSPKIIFINFYRLILRKKIFNIKRLDIDRPAILAINHITGADPIIVLAALKKKIIFLADSKCFETKISNFFFSKFTESIPVFKKHFIKTINTIKEAFAGLNKTNKEKSTKNIFLGIFPEGKLNKKNQLSDFFKGTAYLSYKLKLPIIPVYISNIFKGPVRKDWFVRRPVIEGLITIFFNQFKKIHIFIGEPIDPMADNIIQDFQDLASRQEYKNIIEKINNSLNEEFFKLENESNIVLEKMSKKSIG
- a CDS encoding ABC transporter ATP-binding protein, whose product is MNEKNKTQKPSMGFGHARGFGHGGRMPAEKAKDFRGTFRRLLKYCGSQKWALIGTFLITILGTVFNIVGPKILGMATNKLVEGFVSKLRAFKTQTAVVDGIDFAYIGKILLVLLTLYIISSAFTYLSFYIMASVSQKIVFSMRKDINEKLAKLPLKYFDSKTHGEILSRVTNDVDNIATTLQQGLRQIIASTITLLGIIIMMLTISPMLTLITILTLPLYALTMMFITKKSQKFFASQQETLGNLSGHAEEMYTGHVIVKSYNYERKSISKFKKFNDKLYNYSWKAQFMSGIIMPLMNFIGNLSYVLICIVGGIFAIRQTLNVGDIQAFIQYSRQFTQPISQTANIANLVQSTIASAERVFEIMDEIEEIQDAKDAKMIISPRGIIKFEDVFFSYKKEVSLIENMNIDVNRGQTVAIVGPTGAGKTTLVNLLMRFYEIDSGKITFDGIDIRELKRNNLRSMFGMVLQDTWLLNGTIKDNIAYGRSGATDDEIIAAATAAHADHFIRTLPNGYETVLNEETSNISQGQKQLITIARALLANPTVLILDEATSSVDTRTESYIQNAMTRLMKGRTNFVIAHRLSTIREADMILVMNHGKIIEQGKHDELLNKNSFYAELYKSQFARTINTVS
- a CDS encoding ABC transporter ATP-binding protein, with the translated sequence MLRLFKQLKPYALPLVGTVVLVFLHSIADLYLPNLMSDIINNGILKNDITHILRIGIYMLLVTAGSVIVTIFASFLIARVAMAFGKDLREKVFTRVESYSLNEIDKFGSASLITRTTNDVTQIQNVFIMMRMLVMAVMMGIGGIIMAVTRDAKLSIIFAVILPILITIMIFIGKKGLPLFRLMQLKVDKLNLIMRENLMGIRVIRAFNRVDDEKQRFNDANKDFMDNAIRVNKIMAFIYPSMMFIISTATVAIVWFSSIRINKMAMNVGDMVAFIQYAFMIMFSFLMGTMMFILIPRAQASADRINEVLDVMPEIKDSGNPADFSAIKGRVEFKNVAFSYEGAEQPVVNGVSFTAEPGETTAIVGSTGCGKSTIINLLCRFYDIQEGNIFIDGIDIRQIKQSDLRDHIGLISQKSLLFSGTIAENIRFGNENATDPEISQAAETAQIKEFIDELKDGFDTLIAQGGTDLSGGQKQRLSIARALIKKPKIFIFDDSFSALDFKTDAKLRSALKKEIADSTVIIVSQRISTVMNADAIVVLEEGKIVGKGKHKELLKTCSIYREIVASQLSEEDLS